Proteins from a genomic interval of Salvelinus alpinus chromosome 7, SLU_Salpinus.1, whole genome shotgun sequence:
- the LOC139581290 gene encoding ligand of Numb protein X 2-like codes for MTEPNVPNSSSSISSSISSAGLAWAKMCKDCGQQHEGGQENHLYEYQDEVDDELVCHICLQPLLRPMDTPCGHTYCFQCLSSFLKEQDFCPVDRQRLQLHQCRPSSLLVRNLLDKLTVLCPHHAECQQQMQRCELQPHLHNRCPVFRRLKEEAERRKRPHRKALKGNRGEGELDADAIHTPTMTRTPTRGVLPEPGLINPAFEESEEETPLRSSLVAETNVVEMFREQQEEELGLRIVGGKDTPLGNIVIQEIIRDSLAGHDGRLAPGDHILEVNGVSLASIPHGRAISVLRRPCPLLRLIVMQEKGFNPRHPQRPGLEHHPPPSPNMATASPSSHSPHGTAHSQGTVIQVTLVKRDRSDPLGIKLIRKSDETGIFILDLLAGGLAAKDGKLCNNDKVLAINGQDLRHGTPESAAQIIQASEVRVNFVVMRQPEPQEEGGSGGEGQGRVARRAPEPQYFRRPSTYMKDPPGGFSSQEKTVSLKKEPRLSLGITIAGGRDCRSRLPIYITSVQPVGCLHRDGTIKTGDVLMSINGVDLTQLTYNEAVSVLKAQTAHSQVVLRVIQTISEEPEGEGEAGKEEMESVENLREDDVNWAPLWTHWLGLPSHMHWCRNIVLLKTNQESWGFSIVGGYEESHGQQPFFIKTIVPGTPAHFDGRLKCGDEIVAVNGATTVGMNNSSLIPMLKLQKNKVTLTVVSWPGSLV; via the exons ATGACGGAGCCCAATGTCcccaacagtagcagcagcatcagcagcagcatcagcagtGCTGGCCTGGCATGGGCAAAGATGTGTAAGGACTGTGGCCAGCAGCATGAAGGGGGCCAGGAGAACCACCTGTATGAGTACCAGGATGAGGTAGATGATGAGCTGGTGTGCCACATCTGTCTGCAGCCCCTGCTGCGGCCCATGGACACGCCATGCGGACACACTTACTGCTTCCAGTGCCTCAGCAGCTTCCTGAAGGAGCAGGACTTCTGTCCCGTGGACCGCCAGCGGCTGCAGCTGCACCAGTGCCGGCCTTCCAGCCTGCTGGTCAGGAACCTGCTGGACAAGCTGACCGTGCTCTGCCCACACCACGCTGAGTGCCAGCAGCAGATGCAGCGGTGCGAGCTGCAGCCCCATCTGCACAACAG atgTCCTGTTTTCAGAAGGCTGAAGGAGGAggcggagaggaggaagagacccCACCGGAAAGCTCTTAAGGGGAACAGGGGCGAGGGGGAGTTGGATGCTGATGCCATACACACCCCTACGATGACCCGCACCCCCACCCGGGGTGTCCTGCCAGAGCCTGGCCTCATCAACCCCGCCTTCGAAGAGAGCGAGGAGG AGACCCCCCTGCGGTCCAGCCTGGTGGCCGAGACCAACGTGGTGGAGATGTTTCGGGAGCAGCAGGAAGAGGAGTTGGGTCTGCGTATCGTGGGAGGAAAGGACACGCCCCTGGGGAACATAGTAATCCAGGAGATCATCCGTGACTCATTGGCAGGCCATGACGGCAGGCTGGCCCCAGGGGACCACATTCTGGAG GTGAATGGCGTCAGCCTAGCCTCTATCCCACACGGCCGGGCCATCTCCGTGCTGCGACGGCCATGTCCTTTGCTCAGACTCATCGTCATGCAGGAGAAGGGCTTCAACCCCCGTCACCCACAACGTCCTGGCCTCGAGCACCACCCGCCCCCCTCCCCCAACATGGCCActgcctccccttcctctcacagTCCACACGGCACTGCCCACAGCCAGGGCACGGTGATCCAGGTGACGCTGGTAAAGAGGGACCGCTCGGATCCGCTGGGGATCAAACTGATCCGCAAGTCGGACGAGACTGGGATCTTCATTCTGGACCTGCTGGCGGGGGGGCTGGCAGCCAAGGACGGGAAactatgtaacaatgacaaggtGCTGGCCATCAACGGGCAAGATCTGAGACATGGCACCCCAGAGAGCGCAGCACAGATCATACAG gccAGTGAGGTGCGGGTGAACTTTGTGGTGATGAGGCAGCCGGAGCCCCAGGAGGAGGGGGGCAGCGGTGGAGAGGGGCAGGGCCGAGTGGCCAGGAGGGCTCCAGAACCCCAGTACTTCAGACGGCCCTCCACCTACATGAAG GATCCTCCAGGGGGCTTCTCCAGccaggagaagacagtgagtctGAAGAAGGAACCGAGGCTCTCCCTAGGCATCACCATCGCTGGGGGGAGGGACTGCCGCAGCCGCTTGCCCATCTACATCACCAGTGTCCAGCCTGTCGGCTGCCTGCACCGAGACGGCACTATCAAAACAG GGGATGTCCTGATGAGCATCAATGGTGTGGATCTGACCCAGCTGACCTACAATGAGGCGGTGTCAGTGCTGAAGGCCCAGACGGCCCACTCCCAGGTAGTCCTCAGAGTCATCCAGACCATCTCAGAGGAGcctgagggggagggggaggctgGCAAAGAGGAAATGGAGTCTGTGGAGAACCTAAGGGAGGATGATGTCAACTGGGCCCCGCTGTGGACCCACTGGCTGGGTCTGCCAAG TCACATGCACTGGTGCCGTAACATCGTGTTGCTGAAGACCAATCAGGAGAGCTGGGGCTTCAGCATTGTGGGTGGCTATGAGGAGAGCCACGGACAGCAGCCCTTCTTCATCAAGACCATCGTGCCTGGTACACCCGCCCACTTCGACGGACGCCTCAA GTGTGGTGATGAGATTGTAGCTGTGAACGGAGCCACCACGGTGGGCATGAACAACTCGTCCCTTATCCCCATGCTCAAACTGCAGAAGAATAAAGTTACACTGACTGTGGTGTCCTGGCCGGGGAGCCtggtgtag